TTGGTGCGCCTGCTGCAACTGCTGCATCTAGAACTAGTTTAGCTGCATCGTTAGTTGAGTTTTTAGCGCGTGGGTGTGGTGAGAAGATGATACCGTTACGAGTCTTCAGAGAGATTAGAGATTTGAAGATCGCTGTAGAGGTTGGGTTAGTTGTTGGAACGATACCGCAAATGATACCTACAGGCTCTGCGATAGTCATTGTGCCTAGGTTGTCGTCTTCTTCAAGAACGCCACAAGTTTTCTCATCTTTGTATTTGTTGTAAATGAACTCAGATGCGAAGTGGTTCTTGATTACTTTATCTTCAACAATACCCATACCAGACTCTGCAACCGCTTGTTGTGCTAGCGGGATACGAGCTTGGTTAGCTGCTAAAGATGCTGCGCGGAAGATCTTGTCTACTTGCTCTTGAGAGTAAGTAGCAAATTCAGCTTGAGCCGCTTTTACGCGTTCTACTAGAGCATCTAGTTCAGCTAAGTTAGTTACAGGCATAGGGAATCTCCTAAAATTAACAAATATTAAAAACTTTTTATTAAGTCTGTTGCTCTATATTGCTTCGCCAATACTGTCTGAAGTCCGACTTACAACACGCTTAGTAAATTGCTTTCAGGGCTGAGTATATTATTTCAAGTTGTGAAAAAAATTGACTTAGATCAGTTCTCGCAATCTAATTAACCCTAAAGTGGTGCCAACTGGAAACAAATCACCATAACTAATTGAAATAAAACAATAAAAACCCAAAACAAAAACTGAACAAAAAAGTAGCAATCGAACCAAAAAACATAGAAAACGACAATAATCTGTAAAAAAATTTCATTTTTTAGCCACACACTTTCATGTAGCTCCTGAAATTTGTGCTACTAGGAGTATATCGCAACCACATTATCTCTCTACAACTCGACATAATTTTTGTTGAAAGTGTGCGAATGTTAACGTTTATGAAGCAAAACTCAGAATTGAAAGCCTTGTTGATTAACATTCAACCTCATCTGTATTTACAACAAGCAAACGATAAGATTTTCTCACTCGTAGCAACCTTTATACGTTAGTTTTTTTCATTCGTTTACTGAGCCGTTATGCACTACATTATGCGCCGCAATTTACATCTTTATCATTTCAACTCTGTGGACCTTTGAGCGCGACTATGCAGACTATTGAGCTAGCTATTTTCCTTCAGTTCTTTCTAGGACTGGTTGCTGCAGTAAACCCAATTGGCATCATGCCTATCTTTGTTTCTTTGACCGGTCATATGACTTTAGAAGAAAAACGTAAGACCGCACGCACCGCCCATATTGCCATTGCCAGTATTTTGATTATCTCGCTGGTTGCAGGTCAGGTGTTGCTGGATATGTTCAGCATTTCGCTAGATTCGTTCCGAGTGGTAGGTGGATTGCTGATCCTAACTATTGCCTTTTCGATGATGAGCGGTAAGTTGGGTGAAGATAAACAGAACAATCAGGAAAAAAGCGAATACGTTAGCCGCGAGCAAATTGGCGTTGTGCCACTTGCCATGCCTCTATTAGCGGGCCCTGGTGCAATCAGCTCGACGATTGTCTACGGAGCTCGTCACCCTAACCTTCTTGATACGGTCGGCATCGCGCTGACTATTGTGGTTTTTTGCTTCTGCTCATGGCTTCTCTACCGCTCTGCCCCGTTTATCGTGCGTTTTCTGGGTCAAACAGGGATCAACATTATTACCCGTATTATGGGTTTGATTTTAGGTGCGCTGGGTATTGAATTTATTGCGAATGGTTTACGCGGACTGTTTCCAGCATTAATGGGGTAATATCCCGTTGGCTATGTTGATTAGCCTAACGTTTGCTTTCTGGTATGATGTGACATAAAGAAAACCACTATGTTGCGTCATGCCTAAATCTTCTTTACAGCATCAGCTATACGTCATTATCTTCGGTACTCACACAACTGCAGGTCGAGTATTTGATATTGGCTTAATCATCGCTATCTTAACCTCGCTGCTAGTCCTTGTTCTCGAGTCACTGCCCAATGTGATGGTCGAATGGAGCACTCAACTGCGTTACGGTGAATATTTCTTTACCGGGCTATTTACGATTGAGTATATCCTGCGCCTCTACTGCTCTCCGAAACCAAGAGCTTATGCAACCAGCTTTTATGGCATTATCGATTTACTAGCCATCCTGCCCACCTATATCGCTATTTTCTTCCCGTCTGTAGCATTTATGGGTGTCATCCGCTTGTTGCGTGTTATGCGGATCTTCCGCGTGCTTAAATTAGTTCGTTATCTACAAGATTCGAATATTCTCTTACGCTCGCTGTTAATGGCAAAACGTAAGATTTTTATCTTCTTTAATACGGTTGCCATCTTAGTGACTATTTTCGGCTCTTTGATTTACGTAATCGAGGGGCCACAAAATGGCTTTACCAGTATTCCGCAAAGTATTTATTGGGCAATTGTTACCATTACAACGGTGGGATATGGGGACTTAGTACCACAAACCGCATTAGGCAAAGGGCTAGCTTCGCTGACAATGCTCTTGGGCTACTCAATTCTTGCGGTACCAACAGGGATTATCACCGCCGAGCTCAACAATGAAATGAAGTCGCACCGGACTCTGGTGAAATGTCCTAACTGCTCTAAAACGGGCCATGAGGCGGACGCAATGTACTGTAAACACTGTGGTAGTGACCTAGCGGAACCGGATGAACGGGTCGTTCCTGTTGATAAATAGCAAAAAAGCTCCCTCGGGAGCTTTTCTTCTATTGCTAATCGCTAGCAACCATCATCGACCGTTTCAATTTGAACATCCGCCCCCACTTCCATTGCTGCGGTGTATTTTACGTAACACTCTGTCGCTTCAATCTCTGCATTAAAATCAGAACCGGAGTAATTTTTTAAGTAGCTAGAACGAGTAACAATCCAGTAATCAGGATCTGCAATGCTGCCTTGGTTCTGAGCAGCCCACACCCATTCTTTTGTTAGGTCATGGTAGCCCTCATCGAGCTCTAGAAACTCCACTAACCCTTGCTTGTTGACCGAAGGATAACCAAATTGAATGCCACCGTACCCATCAATGGTATAGGTTGGTTCGTTTTCTTTCCCTAATACAAGCGCTTTGCTGTGTGCAAGCTCAACCGCATCATGCACTGCGCCAGATACACCCTGTAATGCTGCGCGATTGGCGTCATCACTGAGATTGAGAAACTTAGGCATCGCGACCGCTGATAAAATACCCAAGATCACTATCACCACCACCAACTCAATCAAAGTAAAACCTTGCTTGTACACTCTCATTTTTTCCTCCGCAATTCGTCACAAAGTTGCCACACTAAGTTGGTCACGTCAGAGAGAAGTCAACATTGAGTCAATATCCTTCGAGCAATTGTGTCACTCTAAGTTTTTGTTTTTGATCGCACTTTCATGCAAAACCTCAGTTTTTCGCTGTTCACTTACAAAAGCATCAACAAAAAACAAAACCCTATATTGGCCTAGAAAACAAAAAGCCACCGCGAAATACGGTGGCTATCAATCACTAACGATTAAGTAAGTAGTCGGTTATTGCTTTTCTGCAAGGATGATACGCAACGTACGACGTAGTGGCTCTGCCGCCCCCCAAAGAAGTTGGTCGCCCACTGTAAACGCATTTAAGAAATCGTCGCCCATTGCCATTTTACGTAGACGGCCTACAGGGATAGATAGCGTTCCGGTTACTTTCGCCGGTGTCAGCTCTTGCGCGGTAATATCACGGTCGTTCGGGATCACTTTCACCCAATCGTTATGCGTCGAGATAATCTCTTCGATTTCATCCATCGGCACATTTTGCTTTAGCTTGATGGTAAGCGCTTGAGAGTGACAACGCATCGCACCGATACGAACACAGGTACCATCAATTGGCACTGGCGAGTCTTGGAAGCCTAAAATTTTGTTAGCTTCTACACCCGCTTTCCACTCTTCTTTGCTCTGACCATTATCGCGCTTAACATCAATCCACGGAATCAATGAGCCCGCAAGCGGCACGCCGAACTTGTCTGTTGGAAAAGAACCGCTGCGCATTGTATCTGCAACTTTCTTGTCGATATCAAGGATAGAGCTTGCAGGGTTGGCTAATTCTGAACTCACTGCATCATTAATCACACCCATTTGGGAGATAAGTTCACGCATATTTTGCGCGCCTGCACCTGATGCTGCTTGGTAGGTCATCGCACTGGTCCACTCGACTAGACCTTTTTCAAACAGACCGCCCAATCCCATCAACATTAAACTGACCGTACAGTTACCACCCACAAAGGTATTGGTACCTGAGTGAATACCTTGTTGAATCTGAGCATGGTTAACCGGATCAAGCGTGATAATAGAGTCAGATGCCATGCGTAAAGTTGAAGCGGCATCAATCCAGTAGCCTTTCCAACCCGCTTGGCGAAGAGCAGGATAAACCTTCTCTGTATAGCCACCACCTTGACAAGTAATTACTGCATCAAGCTGTTTTAAACTCTCAATATCAAATGCATCTTGCAGATCACCAGCATCTTTACCCAAGAAAGGCGCGGGGATGCCCACTTGTGAGGTGCTGTAAAACACGGGTTCAATAAGGTCGAAATCGCCTTCTTCTACCATTCGTTGCATCAGCACAGAACCTACCATGCCGCGCCACCCAACTAAACCTACTCTCATCATCAACTCTCCATGTATTCAATTAAATTGCGTATACCCAATTCCCCTCAGAGCGCTCATCCCCTTAAATAAAGTGAATTGGGTATACTCTGACCATCTTTCAATTTTCAAACAAAAATCTCAAGCTAAAAATTGAACTTTAGTCAGTTATTTTTAATAAAATGTTGCTATCGAACCTTTTTTATCGCGTTTTCACGCTTGCTCTCGTCACTGACACTCCATGCAACTGAACAAATAACCACCGCCACTGTGGCACATTAAGATTACACTTCAACCAAAGCAAAGCTACAGCTCGAATGCACAACTTTAACCAAATTAAC
This is a stretch of genomic DNA from Vibrio panuliri. It encodes these proteins:
- a CDS encoding type II secretion system protein gives rise to the protein MRVYKQGFTLIELVVVIVILGILSAVAMPKFLNLSDDANRAALQGVSGAVHDAVELAHSKALVLGKENEPTYTIDGYGGIQFGYPSVNKQGLVEFLELDEGYHDLTKEWVWAAQNQGSIADPDYWIVTRSSYLKNYSGSDFNAEIEATECYVKYTAAMEVGADVQIETVDDGC
- a CDS encoding YchE family NAAT transporter → MQTIELAIFLQFFLGLVAAVNPIGIMPIFVSLTGHMTLEEKRKTARTAHIAIASILIISLVAGQVLLDMFSISLDSFRVVGGLLILTIAFSMMSGKLGEDKQNNQEKSEYVSREQIGVVPLAMPLLAGPGAISSTIVYGARHPNLLDTVGIALTIVVFCFCSWLLYRSAPFIVRFLGQTGINIITRIMGLILGALGIEFIANGLRGLFPALMG
- the asd gene encoding aspartate-semialdehyde dehydrogenase, coding for MRVGLVGWRGMVGSVLMQRMVEEGDFDLIEPVFYSTSQVGIPAPFLGKDAGDLQDAFDIESLKQLDAVITCQGGGYTEKVYPALRQAGWKGYWIDAASTLRMASDSIITLDPVNHAQIQQGIHSGTNTFVGGNCTVSLMLMGLGGLFEKGLVEWTSAMTYQAASGAGAQNMRELISQMGVINDAVSSELANPASSILDIDKKVADTMRSGSFPTDKFGVPLAGSLIPWIDVKRDNGQSKEEWKAGVEANKILGFQDSPVPIDGTCVRIGAMRCHSQALTIKLKQNVPMDEIEEIISTHNDWVKVIPNDRDITAQELTPAKVTGTLSIPVGRLRKMAMGDDFLNAFTVGDQLLWGAAEPLRRTLRIILAEKQ
- a CDS encoding ion transporter, with translation MPKSSLQHQLYVIIFGTHTTAGRVFDIGLIIAILTSLLVLVLESLPNVMVEWSTQLRYGEYFFTGLFTIEYILRLYCSPKPRAYATSFYGIIDLLAILPTYIAIFFPSVAFMGVIRLLRVMRIFRVLKLVRYLQDSNILLRSLLMAKRKIFIFFNTVAILVTIFGSLIYVIEGPQNGFTSIPQSIYWAIVTITTVGYGDLVPQTALGKGLASLTMLLGYSILAVPTGIITAELNNEMKSHRTLVKCPNCSKTGHEADAMYCKHCGSDLAEPDERVVPVDK